One region of Trichoderma breve strain T069 chromosome 7 map unlocalized scaffold00007, whole genome shotgun sequence genomic DNA includes:
- a CDS encoding universal stress protein family domain-containing protein, whose amino-acid sequence MATLTSQPHDRFQRHVGFDNVTSGETSKKVTSSLVLSIKHDGYQPRRRSRTFMVGIDEHPYSDYAIQWLLDELVDDGDEIICVRVIEKDVRVSEKSYRSDAQQVLDSIMAKNKRGSAVAFVLEYAVGKLHATFQSLIQLYQPAMLIVGTRGRSLGGLQGLVNNRNSFSKYCLQYSPIPVVVVRPTEKRNKKKAKRTNDNSRQTYVSMLAATHGKHEADSEASSTYELEVQIPREEEAHQVAKVLGLPAKFDPTIKPIHETVLMRSKSPDLVAGPRTSAARRVSTDPSPPSAPNSAPNSAPNSDDEEDDEEGEFEVMTGVEALNQQQKLDQLHKMEVSEAAALRQGINEDEDEEEDEAQGQNSGSAS is encoded by the exons ATGGCGACACTAACCTCGCAACCGCACGACAGATTTCAGCGCCATGTCGGCTTTGACAATGTCACCAGCGGTGAGACGTCCAAGAAGGTTACCTCGTCCCTCGTACTCAGCATCAAACACGATGGGTATCAGCCACGCCGGAGATCGCGCACCTTCATGGTCGGCATTGACGAGCACCCGTACTCAGACTATGCCATTCAATGGCTTCTAGACGAGCttgtcgacgacggcgacgaaATTATCTGCGTTCGTGTTATTGAAAAGGACGTACGAGTTAGCGAGAAGTCATATCGTAGCGATGCGCAACAGGTATTGGATAGCATCATGGCGAAGAATAAGAGAGGCAGTGCTGTTGCCTTTGTCCTCGAGTACGCAGTGGGCAAGCTACATGCTACCTTTCAGTCCCTG ATTCAACTGTACCAACCAGCCATGCTCATCGTGGGCACACGAGGACGGTCCCTTGGCGGACTTCAAGGCCTTGTCAACAACCGCAATTCGTTTTCAAAGTACTGCCTACAATATTCTCCCATACCCGTCGTTGTCGTGAGACCTACCGAGAAAcggaataaaaaaaaagctaagCGCACAAACGACAACTCGCGGCAAACATATGTCAGCATGCTAGCTGCTACCCATGGCAAACATGAGGCCGATAGCGAAGCCAGCAGCACCTACGAGCTAGAGGTTCAAATTCCGCGCGAAGAGGAGGCGCATCAGGTGGCAAAGGTGCTGGGTCTGCCAGCCAAGTTTGACCCAACTATCAAACCCATCCACGAGACGGTCTTGATGAGGTCAAAATCTCCCGACCTCGTGGCCGGCCCTCGGACAAGTGCTGCGCGCCGCGTTTCCACTGATCCGTCACCGCCCAGCGCTCCCAATAGCGCTCCCAATAGCGCTCCCAacagcgatgacgaggaagatgacgaggaaggaGAGTTTGAGGTCATGACCGGAGTAGAGGCTCtcaaccagcagcagaaatTGGACCAGCTTCACAAAATGGAAGTCAGCGAGGCAGCCGCGCTCAGGCAGGGAATTaacgaggatgaggatgaggaagaggatgaggcccAGGGGCAGAACTCTGGGAGTGCATCGTAG
- a CDS encoding RNA polymerase i-associated factor PAF67 domain-containing protein, whose protein sequence is MATYTNGGAPARAIADDSDVEEEALVAEYKEHVQYEDGDELSQTTSLNMAQSTDDIQSRLLSAAQPLDFSAPLEVKFQSYDSYCSLFHYILNSDGPVDLEPPSYYWAWDVIDEFIYQFNSFSSYRSRIARQANNEEEIQILRENPNTWGCYSVLNVLYSLIQRSQITEQLGAMKRNEDPMAVAGEYGSKNLYRMLGYFSIIGLLRVHCLLGDFGLALKTLDDIELNKKAMFARVMAAHFTTYYYVGFSYMMMHRYADAIRMFSHILIYVSRTKNFQKNAQFDSITKKNEQMYALIAICVAFHPTRLDDTIHSALREKYGDQLLKMQRGGPESLPIFEELFRSACPKFISPIPPDFDNPESNIDPVEHHLSIFMDEVKTNMYSPTIKSYLRLYTTMDLTKLAGFLEVKPDELRSWLLVTKQRTKQLRWQDQGLLDGELVNVSDLDYALQGDLIHISEAKVGRKLVDWYLRNLSRTYN, encoded by the exons ATGGCGACGTACACGAACGGAGGGGCTCCGGCCCGCGCGATTGCTGACGACAGCGATGTTGAGGAGGAAGCCTTGGTGGCCGAGTACAAGGAGCATGTGCAATacgaagatggcgacgagCTCAGCCAGACGACGTCGCTCAACATGGCCCAGTCGACCGACGACATCCAGTCCCGCCTCCTGTCCGCTGCCCAGCCGTTGGACTTTTCCGCGCCTCTCGAAGTCAAGTTCCAGAGCTACGACTCTTACTGCAGCTTGTTCCACTACATTTTGAACTCGGACGGCCCCGTCGACCTCGAGCCCCCTTCT TACTACTGGGCTTGGGACGTCATCGATGAGTTCATCTACCAGTTCAACTCATTTAGCTCATACCGAAGCCGAATCGCGAGACAGGCCAACAATGAGGAGGAGATCCAGATCCTCCGCGAGAACCCCAACACGTGGGGCTGCTACAGCGTCCTCAACGTGCTCTACTCGCTGATCCAGCGATCCCAGATCACCGAGCAGCTGGGCGCTATGAAGCGTAACGAGGACCCCATGGCCGTTGCCGGCGAGTACGGCTCTAAGAACCTGTACCGCATGCTGGGAtacttctccatcatcggTCTCCTGCGAGTGCACTGCTTGCTGGGTGACTTTGGCCTGGCGCTCAAGACTCTGGATGACATTgagctcaacaagaaggcCATGTTTGCCCGCGTTATGGCGGCTCACTTTACGACATACTACTATGTCGGCTTCTCCTACATGATGATGCACCGATATGCCGATGCCATCCGCATGTTCAGCCACATCTTGATCTACGTTTCGCGGACCAAGAACTTCCAGAAGAACGCCCAGTTCGACTccatcaccaagaagaacgagCAGATGTATGCTCTGATTGCCATCTGCGTGGCCTTCCACCCCACCAGACTGGACGACACCATCCACAGCGCCCTGCGGGAGAAGTACGGCGaccagctgctcaagatgcAGCGCGGCGGCCCCGAGTCGCTGCCCATCTTCGAGGAGCTGTTCCGCAGCGCATGCCCCAAGTTCATCTCCCCCATTCCTCCGGACTTTGACAACCCCGAGTCCAACATTGACCCCGTGGAGCACCACCTGTCCATCTTCATGGACGAGGTCAAGACCAACATGTACAGCCCCACCATCAAGTCCTACCTCCGCCTCTACACCACCATGGACCTCACCAAGCTGGCTGGCTTCCTCGAGGTGAAGCCTGATGAGCTGCGATCTTGGCTCCTGGTGACCAAGCAGCGCACCAAGCAGCTGCGATGGCAGGACCAAGGTCTCCTGGACGGCGAGCTGGTCAACGTCAGCGACCTTGACTATGCTCTGCAAGGA GACCTGATTCACATCTCAGAGGCCAAGGTCGGCCGAAAGCTCGTAGACTGGTATCTCCGCAACCTGTCTCGCACCTACAACTAG
- a CDS encoding elongation factor tu GTP binding domain-containing protein — MPVVTPEKLASLQKQSQDVRNICILAHVDHGKTSLTDALLATNGIISPKLAGKIRYLDSRPDEQTRGITMESSAISLYFSMLRRSAPEATPEPKEYLINLIDSPGHIDFSSEVSTASRLCDGAVVLVDAVEGVCSQTVTVLRQSWIEKLKPLLVINKIDRLITELKMTPQEAYVHLSKLLEQVNAVLGSFFQGERMEEDLNWREKMEERVSAAAATKASASDTASEVGDLQFEELDDEDLYFAPEKNNVIFSSAIDGWAFTCRQFASIYEKKLGIKRGIMERCLWGNFYLDPKTKKVLGQKHLKGRNLKPMFVQLVLEPVWTVYQATMGVDGGKGDPALLEKVTKSLNISIAPHILRARDPRLLLTTVFASWLPLSTALLVSVIESLPSPPVAQAERIPSVIDDSPDSEFVDKSVREAMVSFKTDKSDPVVAYVSKMVSVPESELPENKRRTGQMTGEEARELARQKRAAAAALAAANSQDDVAGLTDALGSVNIDDVTPAAEEEKVDPEHLIGFARIFSGTLSVGDTLYVIPPKWTPANPQAADPQQITVKSLYMFMGRSLEALDTVPAGVVFGIGGLDGKILKSGTLCSKLEGAVNLAGISLAGKPIVRVALEPVNPADLDKMIQGLHLLVQSDPCAEYEQFASGEHVLLTAGELHLERCLLDLKERFARCDIQAGAPIVPYRETIVKAEEMRPPVNKDLGRGTVVSSTSSKQVNLTIRVQPLPTNVTEFLLKNGDAIKRLHNVRKSAEEESGEDSEEAIEVDTELTAGAAISAEELKAQLQKELETGKGREGWKGLIDRIAGFGPRRTGPNLLIDATKDGILPKIFASAKASDAASESLEKLHPSHLSDKITYAFQLATAQGPLCNEPMQGVAVFVEDVSLNLSEDDTSARDKLSRLTGEVIKAFQSSLRAGFLDWSPRLMLAMYTLEIQTSTEVLGRVYDVLTRRRGRVVAEEMKEGTPFFTIQAMLPVAESFGFADEMRKRTSGAAQPQLIFAGFEILDEDPFWVPFTEDDLEDLGELADKENVAKRYMDGVRRKKGLLVEGRTVARDAEKQKTLKR, encoded by the exons ATGCCGGTTGTGACACCAGAAAAGCTGGCCAGCTTGCAAAAGCAATCGCAAGATGTCCGAAAT ATCTGCATTCTCGCCCACGTCGACCATGGCAAAACCTCATTAACAGATGCCTTGCTGGCCACTAATGGTATCATCTCGCCCAAGTTGGCTGGAAAGATTCGGTATCTGGACTCTAGACCGGATGAGCAGACTCGAGGAATCACCATGGAATCTTCCGCCATCTCACTCTACTTTTCCATGTTGAGACGATCAGCTCCAGAGGCCACCCCTGAGCCGAAGGAGTATTTGATCAACTTGATCGATTCTCCAGGACACATTGACTTTAGCAGCGAGGTATCCACCGCTTCTCGACTATGTGACGGCGCTGTCGTCCTAGTAGACGCAGTTGAAGGAGTTTGCAGTCAGACAGTGACCGTCCTCCGACAGAGCTGGATCGAAAAACTCAAGCCCCTCCTGGTCATCAACAAAATCGACAGACTTATTACCGAGCTCAAGATGACGCCCCAAGAGGCGTACGTCCACCTCAGCAAACTTCTAGAACAGGTTAATGCGGTCCTGGGAAGTTTCTTCCAGGGCGAGCGAATGGAGGAGGATCTCAACTggcgagagaagatggaggagcgtGTCAGTGCCGCAGCCGCAACGAAGGCATCCGCAAGCGACACTGCCTCAGAAGTAGGAGACCTTCAGTTCGAAGAactggatgatgaggatttATATTTTGCACCCGAGAAGAACAATGTCATTTTCAGCAGTGCCATTGACGGCTGGGCTTTTACCTGCAGGCAATTCGCCAGCATTTACGAAAAGAAGCTCGGAATCAAGCGAGGCATCATGGAGAGATGCCTTTGGGGCAATTTCTATCTGGACCCCAAGACCAAAAAAGTCCTGGGACAGAAACATCTCAAAGGTCGCAATCTCAAACCCATGTTTGTCCAGTTGGTTCTCGAGCCCGTCTGGACCGTCTATCAGGCTACTATGGGCGTCGATGGAGGCAAGGGAGATCCAGCACTCCTTGAGAAAGTTACAAAGTCACTCAACATCAGCATTGCTCCTCACATTCTCCGAGCAAGAGATCCCCGACTGCTCTTAACCACAGTATTCGCTTCTTGGCTACCGCTTTCAACTGCTTTGCTGGTCTCTGTTATCGAATCGCTCCCTTCACCCCCCGTGGCACAAGCTGAGCGAATCCCTAGCGTCATCGACGACTCTCCAGACTCAGAATTCGTAGACAAGTCAGTCAGAGAGGCCATGGTCTCATTTAAGACGGACAAGTCAGACCCTGTTGTCGCATACGTCAGCAAGATGGTGTCCGTCCCTGAAAGCGAGCTTCCCGAAAACAAGCGCCGAACTGGTCAAATgactggagaagaagcgagagaatTGGCTCGACAGAAGcgagctgccgccgccgccttggctgctgccaacAGCCAAGATGATGTGGCTGGTTTGACCGACGCACTGGGGTCTGTCAATATTGATGATGTGACACCAGCCgccgaagaggaaaaggttGATCCTGAGCATTTGATTGGCTTTGCGAGAATCTTCTCAGGAACTCTCTCCGTGGGAGACACATTATACGTCATTCCGCCTAAGTGGACACCAGCCAATCCTCAGGCAGCCGATCCTCAACAAATTACCGTCAAATCACTATACATGTTCATGGGAAGGAGTCTGGAGGCGCTAGATACTGTACCAGCTGGCGTTGTCTTTGGCATCGGAGGCTTAGATGGCAAAATCCTCAAATCGGGAACTCTCTGCAGCAAGCTTGAAGGCGCCGTGAACCTGGCTGGTATCAGCTTGGCCGGAAAGCCCATCGTCCGCGTTGCACTTGAGCCAGTAAACCCTGCAGatttggacaagatgattCAGGGCCTGCATCTGCTTGTTCAGAGTGACCCGTGTGCAGAGTACGAGCAGTTTGCAAGCGGAGAGCACGTCCTACTGACAGCTGGtgaacttcatcttgagagATGTCTACTAGACTTGAAGGAAAGATTTGCGCGATGTGACATCCAAGCCGGTGCACCCATCGTACCATACAGAGAGACGATTGTCAAGGCAGAGGAAATGCGCCCTCCCGTGAACAAGGATCTGGGTCGTGGAACTGTTGTTTCTTCTACGAGCTCGAAGCAGGTCAATCTGACCATTCGTGTACAGCCTTTGCCTACAAATGTTACCGAATTTTTGCTTAAAaatggcgatgccatcaagcgATTGCACAATGTCCGCAAGTcggcagaggaagaaagcgGAGAAGATAGCGAGGAAGCCATCGAGGTTGATACAGAGCTTACTGCTGGTGCAGCCATCTCTGCGGAAGAGCTCAAAGCGCAGTTGCAGAAAGAGTTGGAAACCGGAAAAGGTCGCGAAGGATGGAAGGGATTGATCGATCGAATCGCAGGATTTGGGCCTAGACGAACGGGTCCCAATCTCCTCATCGATGCCACCAAGGATGGCATTCTTCCCAAAATCTTTGCCTCAGCCAAGGCATCTGATGCGGCATCTGAGTCTCTTGAAAAACTTCACCCTAGCCATCTCTCCGATAAAATCACATATGCTTTCCAACTGGCAACGGCACAGGGACCATTGTGCAATGAACCCATGCAGGGAGTTGCCGTCTTCGTGGAGGACGTGTCTCTCAACCTCTCAGAGGATGACACATCCGCTCGCGATAAGCTGAGCAGACTTACAGGAGAAGTGATCAAGGCATTCCAATCATCACTGCGCGCAGGCTTCCTCGACTGGTCCCCTAGACTCATGCTCGCCATGTACACGCTCGAAATCCAGACCTCTACCGAAGTACTAGGCCGAGTATACGATGTACTTACCCGTCGCAGGGGCCGCGTGGTGGCCGAAGAAATGAAAGAGGGCACGCCTTTCTTCACCATTCAAGCTATGCTACCGGTAGCTGAGAGCTTTGGGTTCGCAGACGAGATGCGCAAGAGGACTAGCGGGGCGGCGCAGCCACAGCTGATTTTTGCCGGATTTGAGATCCTGGATGAAGATCCGTTCTGGGTGCCGTTTACCGAGGACGACTTGGAGGACCTCGGAGAATTGGCCGATAAGGAAAATGTAGCGAAGAGGTACATGGATGGCGTGCGAAGAAAGAAGGGCCTGTTGGTGGAGGGTAGGACTGTCGCCCGAGATgcggagaagcaaaagactCTCAAGAGGTAG